A single region of the Gorilla gorilla gorilla isolate KB3781 chromosome 1, NHGRI_mGorGor1-v2.1_pri, whole genome shotgun sequence genome encodes:
- the LOC134758712 gene encoding bifunctional peptidase and (3S)-lysyl hydroxylase JMJD7-like isoform X1: protein MAEAALEAVRSELREFPAAARELCMPLVVPYLDKPPTPLHFYRDWVCPNRPCIIRNALQHWPALQKWSLPYFRATVGSTEVSVAVTPDGYADAVRGDRFMMPAERRLPLSFVLDVLEGRAQHPGVLYVQKQCSNLPTELPQLLPDLESHVPWASEALGKMPDAVNFWLGEAAAVTSLHKDHYENLYCVVSGEKHFLFHPPSDRPFIPYELYRPATYQLTEEGTFKVVDEEAMEKVPWIPLDPLAPDLARYPSYSQAQALRCTVRAGEMLYLPALWFHHVQQSQGCIAVNFWYDMEYDLKYSYFQLLDSLTKASGLD, encoded by the exons aGCTCTGCATGCCTCTTGTTGTGCCCTACCTGGACAAACCCCCAACTCCGCTCCACTTCTACCGGGACTGGGTCTGCCCCAACAGGCCGTGCATCATCCGCAACGCTCTGCAGCACTGGCCGGCCCTCCAGAAGTGGTCCCTCCCCTATTTCAG AGCCACAGTGGGCTCCACAGAGGTGAGTGTGGCCGTGACCCCCGATGGTTATGCGGATGCCGTGAGAGGGGACCGCTTCATGATGCCAGCTGAGCGCCGCCTGCCCCTGAGCTTCGTGCTGGATGTGCTGGAGGGCCGGGCCCAGCACCCTGGAGTCCTCTATGTGCAGAAGCAGTGCTCCAACCTGCCCACCGAGCTGCCCCAGCTGCTGCCTGATCTGGAATCCCATGTGCCCTGGGCCTCTGAAGCCCTGG GAAAGATGCCCGATGCTGTGAACTTCTGGCTGGGGGAGGCGGCTGCGGTGACTTCTT TGCACAAGGACCACTATGAGAACCTCTACTGCGTGGTCTCAGGAGAGAAGCATTTCCTGTTCCATCCGCCCAGTGACCGGCCCTTCATCCCCTATG AGCTGTACAGGCCGGCAACCTACCAGCTAACTGAAGAGGGCACCTTTAAGGTGGTGGATGAAGAGGCCATGGAGAAG GTGCCCTGGATCCCACTGGACCCCTTGGCGCCAGACCTAGCACGGTACCCTAGTTACAGTCAGGCCCAGGCCCTTCGCTGCACGGTGCGGGCCGGTGAGATGCTCTATCTGCCGGCTCTGTGGTTCCACCACGTCCAGCAGTCCCAGGGCTGCATCGCAG TGAATTTCTGGTATGACATGGAATACGACCTCAAGTATAGTTACTTCCAGCTGCTCGACTCCCTCACCAAGGCTTCAGGCCTTGACTGA
- the LOC134758712 gene encoding bifunctional peptidase and (3S)-lysyl hydroxylase JMJD7-like isoform X2, whose amino-acid sequence MPLVVPYLDKPPTPLHFYRDWVCPNRPCIIRNALQHWPALQKWSLPYFRATVGSTEVSVAVTPDGYADAVRGDRFMMPAERRLPLSFVLDVLEGRAQHPGVLYVQKQCSNLPTELPQLLPDLESHVPWASEALGKMPDAVNFWLGEAAAVTSLHKDHYENLYCVVSGEKHFLFHPPSDRPFIPYELYRPATYQLTEEGTFKVVDEEAMEKVPWIPLDPLAPDLARYPSYSQAQALRCTVRAGEMLYLPALWFHHVQQSQGCIAVNFWYDMEYDLKYSYFQLLDSLTKASGLD is encoded by the exons ATGCCTCTTGTTGTGCCCTACCTGGACAAACCCCCAACTCCGCTCCACTTCTACCGGGACTGGGTCTGCCCCAACAGGCCGTGCATCATCCGCAACGCTCTGCAGCACTGGCCGGCCCTCCAGAAGTGGTCCCTCCCCTATTTCAG AGCCACAGTGGGCTCCACAGAGGTGAGTGTGGCCGTGACCCCCGATGGTTATGCGGATGCCGTGAGAGGGGACCGCTTCATGATGCCAGCTGAGCGCCGCCTGCCCCTGAGCTTCGTGCTGGATGTGCTGGAGGGCCGGGCCCAGCACCCTGGAGTCCTCTATGTGCAGAAGCAGTGCTCCAACCTGCCCACCGAGCTGCCCCAGCTGCTGCCTGATCTGGAATCCCATGTGCCCTGGGCCTCTGAAGCCCTGG GAAAGATGCCCGATGCTGTGAACTTCTGGCTGGGGGAGGCGGCTGCGGTGACTTCTT TGCACAAGGACCACTATGAGAACCTCTACTGCGTGGTCTCAGGAGAGAAGCATTTCCTGTTCCATCCGCCCAGTGACCGGCCCTTCATCCCCTATG AGCTGTACAGGCCGGCAACCTACCAGCTAACTGAAGAGGGCACCTTTAAGGTGGTGGATGAAGAGGCCATGGAGAAG GTGCCCTGGATCCCACTGGACCCCTTGGCGCCAGACCTAGCACGGTACCCTAGTTACAGTCAGGCCCAGGCCCTTCGCTGCACGGTGCGGGCCGGTGAGATGCTCTATCTGCCGGCTCTGTGGTTCCACCACGTCCAGCAGTCCCAGGGCTGCATCGCAG TGAATTTCTGGTATGACATGGAATACGACCTCAAGTATAGTTACTTCCAGCTGCTCGACTCCCTCACCAAGGCTTCAGGCCTTGACTGA
- the LOC134758712 gene encoding bifunctional peptidase and (3S)-lysyl hydroxylase JMJD7-like isoform X3, which produces MMPAERRLPLSFVLDVLEGRAQHPGVLYVQKQCSNLPTELPQLLPDLESHVPWASEALGKMPDAVNFWLGEAAAVTSLHKDHYENLYCVVSGEKHFLFHPPSDRPFIPYELYRPATYQLTEEGTFKVVDEEAMEKVPWIPLDPLAPDLARYPSYSQAQALRCTVRAGEMLYLPALWFHHVQQSQGCIAVNFWYDMEYDLKYSYFQLLDSLTKASGLD; this is translated from the exons ATGATGCCAGCTGAGCGCCGCCTGCCCCTGAGCTTCGTGCTGGATGTGCTGGAGGGCCGGGCCCAGCACCCTGGAGTCCTCTATGTGCAGAAGCAGTGCTCCAACCTGCCCACCGAGCTGCCCCAGCTGCTGCCTGATCTGGAATCCCATGTGCCCTGGGCCTCTGAAGCCCTGG GAAAGATGCCCGATGCTGTGAACTTCTGGCTGGGGGAGGCGGCTGCGGTGACTTCTT TGCACAAGGACCACTATGAGAACCTCTACTGCGTGGTCTCAGGAGAGAAGCATTTCCTGTTCCATCCGCCCAGTGACCGGCCCTTCATCCCCTATG AGCTGTACAGGCCGGCAACCTACCAGCTAACTGAAGAGGGCACCTTTAAGGTGGTGGATGAAGAGGCCATGGAGAAG GTGCCCTGGATCCCACTGGACCCCTTGGCGCCAGACCTAGCACGGTACCCTAGTTACAGTCAGGCCCAGGCCCTTCGCTGCACGGTGCGGGCCGGTGAGATGCTCTATCTGCCGGCTCTGTGGTTCCACCACGTCCAGCAGTCCCAGGGCTGCATCGCAG TGAATTTCTGGTATGACATGGAATACGACCTCAAGTATAGTTACTTCCAGCTGCTCGACTCCCTCACCAAGGCTTCAGGCCTTGACTGA